A section of the Castanea sativa cultivar Marrone di Chiusa Pesio chromosome 12, ASM4071231v1 genome encodes:
- the LOC142620357 gene encoding serine/threonine-protein phosphatase 7 long form homolog — MTITLQDVEVLLGIPIDGEAIVGTCALKWAVECQEMLGIVTNFVVLKGQRIQIKKLLEKIDQGLPDGAEEVVVHQYARCYILALLGDTIFADKSGDRVHTMWLQMLRDLHNPPRYSWGSACLAWLYRELCRATDKNASQIGGALILVQYWAWSRFPFLCPRMDLPPDGAYGPPLPSSPLSIKLVWIVSTKNSPAEICLVRYRQLLDSMYPNQVVWQPYEADLGYLPAFCLARRDMWMARVPFVCFWLVEKHTPNRVLCQFGMVQEISEDVDTDDALHKIDLRGKTEVD, encoded by the exons atgacgATCACATTACAAGACGTGGAGGTTCTGTTGGGGATTCCAATCGATGGTGAGGCAATTGTTGGAACTTGTGCCTTGAAATGGGCTGTTGAATGTCAAGAAATGCTTGGAATTGTTACTAATTTCGTGGTGCTTAAAGGACAGAGGATCCAAATCAAGAAGCTACTTGAAAAAATTGACCAAGGGTTGCCCGATGGTGCAGAAGAGGTTGTTGTGCATCAGTATGCACGGTGTTATATTCTAGCACTCCTAGGGGACACAATTTTCGCTGACAAGTCTGGCGATAGGGTGCATACGATGTGGTTGCAGATGTTGAGGGACCTTCACAATCCACCTCGGTACAGTTGGGGGAgcgcttgccttgcatggttgtacagAGAGTTATGCAGGGCAACCGACAAAAACGCTAGTCAGATTGGTGGGGCCTTAATACTCGTTCAATATTGGGCATGGTCCAGATTCCCTTTCTTGTGCCCAAGGATGGACCTCCCACCAGATGGTGCATATGGCCCACCATTACCATCTTCGCCATTGTCTATTAA GTTGGTTTGGATTGTGAGCACAAAGAATAGCCCCGCCGAAATCTGTTTAGTTCGGTACCGTCAACTTCTAGATTCTATGTATCCCAACCAG GTGGTGTGGCAACCATATGAAGCTGATTTAGGCTACCTGCCTGCGTTCTGTCTAGCAAGACGAGACATGTGGATGGCGAGGGTGCCGTTTGTATGTTTCTGGCTAGTAGAAAAACATACACCGAATCGTGTTCTTTGTCAGTTTGGGATGGTGCAAGAAATTTCCGAAGATGTTGATACTGACGATGCCCTTCATAAGATAGACCTAAGGGGGAAGACTGAAGTGGATTAG